DNA from Lagenorhynchus albirostris chromosome 3, mLagAlb1.1, whole genome shotgun sequence:
AAAGGTTGTTCTTTAGGTAGAGGGAAAATAACCCCATTTGGAAGAATGGATAtgtaagaatgaataaaaaacaatgaaaagtgtAAATATATCAGAAAATCAAAATGAGTATTgactatataaaacaataataattttaatgtctcatggtgtttaaaatatattctagaattttaaaaaatctatatgtTGCTTACAATACACATTATAAACATAAGAATGAaaaaaggttgaaagtaaaagaatgaaagagataaCACCATGATACACTAACCACAAGAATATATGACAAGAAGCAGCATTAGAGACAAAGAAACACTTCCTAAAGATAAAAGAGTCAAACTACCAAAATGATTCTAAATGTGTAGGCACCTAACAACAGTTAAAGacatataaagtaaatattgatATAACCAAAATGACAAACAAATTCAGAGCTGTAGAGGGAAATTTTTAGCATACCcctctcagtaactgatagaacaaTCTGATCTATTGATAGGGCAAATAGATCAAAGAAAGATCAACAAGTATACTTGGAATAGGAAACCCAGATAAGACACTTCACAAATATGAtctaattttgtatatatataacactAGACACAACAACTACAGTATACACATACTTTACAAATGCATACAGATACTTCCCAAAAGTGGACCACATGCTGGCTCCTAAATCAAGTCTCAGAAAATTTCAAAGGACTGAAATCACTCAGAGTATGGTCACTAACCACTacggaataaaaataaaaataaacaacaaaaagtaGAGAGTTCCTAAATGCTTGAAAGTGAAACAATATATTTATCATAACCCATAGgtcttataaaaattataataaaatattttgaactaactagtaatgaaaatatgacatacaaaacttgtgggatgcagctaaagctaTGTTCAGAGGAAAATGAATAGCATTACATGCTtgcattagaaaagaagaaaggcttaACATCAATGATTTAAGTATCCATCACAGgatagtataaaaataattagaaaacaatagaaggaatcaacaaaGTCAAAGTTGATTccttgaaaagattaataaaattgataacttaCTGTTGagatcaaatttaaaaaaagagagcataAAGTAAcagtatcaggaatgaaaaagggatATCACAATGCTCCTAGGGACATTAAGAAgataatgaaaacatatttgaacatgttttttGCCATCAAGTTTTAAAGGATAGGAGGAATGAACAAATTCATagaacacaatttattgaagctgacccaaaaagaaatagaaaatctgaataatctTATGATTACCAGAAACCTTACTCACAAAGAAAACTTCATGACTAGATGTCTTTAATGATGAATTCTATGAAATACGTAAGGAAGAAGCCATtctctctcatgaacatagaagtaaaaaatctaaacaaaacaCGAACAAATCAAATTTAGAGGTATGTCAAACATATTAATTGATGATATGTTACAAACAAGTTGGACGTATTCCAAAATGCAGGTTTGTTTTAACAttagaaatcaatcaatgtaatacgtcacattttcagaataaagaagtaaaataattgtCTCAATAGATTTTAGCAAAAGCATCAGATAAAATTTAACACCAATTTATTACCAAAAACTCTtggcaaattaaaaatagaagggaacttccttaatctGTTAAATGATATGacaaaaaacaaacttacagcAAATGTTATACTTAATAGTGAAACATTGAAACTCTCctttaagatcagaaacaagacaagggtgttcATTATCATCATTTGTATTCAATATtatattggaagttttagcctgaATCAACTGGATATACATACGGACAAATAATCTTGTCCCTCTACATCATACTATTcataaaaaatcaattccaggtggaTTGAGTATTTAAATGTACAGATAAAACAgtaaagctcctagaagataacagagGAGAATATCTTGGAATAGTCAAGGTTTATTTAACCAAACACAAGAAGTATAATACTAAAGAAAAACATTGATATATTGGACTACGTTacagttaaactttttttttttttttttgtgatacgcgggcctctcactgttgtggcctctcccgttgtggagcacaggctccgtggccatggccatggctcacgggcccagccgctccgcggcatgtgggatcttcccggaccggggcacgaacccatgtcccctgcatcggcaggcggactctcaaccactgcgccaccagggaagcccctaaacttttttatttattgagtttaTAAAGAGAATAAGAAGGTGAAGCACAGATGAGAAGAaaatttgcaatatatacaacTAACAAATAGCAAATATATAGAATATGTAAGGAACTCCTCTTAATGAATGCGAACATTATGAGAACCCCATATAGAAATagacaagagggacttccctggtggtgcagtggttaagaatccacctgccaattcaggggacatgggtttgagccctggtctgggaagatcccacatgctgcggaacaactaagcccaagtgccacaactactgagcctgcgctctagagcccgagagccacaactactgagcctgcatgccacaactactgaagcctgtgcgcctagagtccgtgctctgcaacaaaagaagccaccgcaatgagaagcccgtgcaccgcaactagagaaaagcctgcacacagcaacaaagacccagtgcagccaaaaaaataaagagaaataggCAAGAGATTAAAATGCAAAAGAtaatatccaaatggccaatgagCTCAGCTTCAcacatcatcaggaaaatgcaaattataagaAAGTAATACCacattgtgatggttaattttatgtgtcaacttgcccaggccacagtacccagatatttggtcaaacatgcTAGGTGTGTCTGAGAAGGTATTCTTTAaataagattaacatttaaacaaGTAGATTTGGAGTAAAACAGATTAGTCTCCATAATATGGATGGACCTCATTATGgtgtcagttgaaggccttaatagaaaaaacagaaaaagaatgatgTCTCTTGAAGAAGGGTGGATTCTGTTAGCAGAaggccttcagacttgaactgcaGCATCAACTCTTTCCTGTGTCTCCAGCCTGCTGACCTATCCTGAAGATTATGGActtgtctacacacacacatcctattggttcttttTCTGGAGAGTCCTAATGTGCGCATCCATTAGAATGGCTGAAATGAAAAAGATTGACAACACCAAAGGGTGGTGAAcctgtggagaaactggaattctcatactttgctggtgggagtgaaaactggtacaaccacttcaGGTTCCTGTCTGTCAGTAGCTGCTAAAGCTAAACATATGAATACCCTAAGCAATTCCACACTAAGGTACATATCCTATAACATAtattcaactatatatatatagttgttccCAGAAGCACTATTGATTGATGATTACCCtaaattggaaacaaccaaatTTCCCTCTacagtggaatgaatgaataaatggtagTATATTCAAATGATGTATAAACTTATGCAATAAATTGTGTCTCAtagacatacagagtgaaagaagtcaaacacAATGGGCAAAACTAACTGATGctgtttgaaatcagaaaaggcGGCAAAGGGATTGGGATTGGGCAAGGACGTGATGTGCTTCTGCAGTGCACCATTTCTTAACCTCAGCGGATACTACGTGGGTGTGTTCACTGCGTGAAAATCTATCCAAATGTGTACTGATGATTCGTGCACTTTTCTGCACATATTTATAATCCAATTTCTTGAGGTTTAAGAGAGTACGTCTCTGTCACTGTCTATTACTTTGGGGAAGTCACTCTACATTTTGGAGCCCCAGATCCTCTGCTGTAAAATGCTGTATGGATTTAGAGATGGTCCATGGTAAAGCTACTTGACCtggtctcttccctctccccccaccttgTTCTTGGTTCAGTTCATTTTCTCAGAGAGATCTGCCCGTCATGGTCTGCTCCCCACCCCTAAGTGATCTGGTCTCCAAACTCTAACTCCACCTTTCAGATGAGTGGTCCATCATCCACCCCCCAACCAAACACCTTCTTGCTCCCCACTCCGTGCAGAGTGGTCCAAACTCCCCTCTTCCCGCTGCCCACAGGGTGACCGGTCTCTGTAGCCTCTCTCACTCCCCTACTTGTTCCCTCATCCCTCATCTCGCCCCAACCCACCTGCCGCCCCCGACGCCCCCAGGGTCCTGCTCCACAGCTCGCCCCTCACCCCCTACACAGTGCACAGTGGTCCAGCCCCTCAGCTCTACCCGTccccccttcacacacacacacagtggtctGGCCCCCAGGTCGCCCCCTCCTCCGCGCGTCGTCCGCCCCCAGTCGCGCTGGGCTGGCCGCTGAGGGCACTGCGCGGCGGTTGCGCGAAAAAGGCAGCGATGACGGCGGCGGGCCGTGAGCAGGAGCGGGACCGGACGCGCTTCGTCTACGTGACTCGCTTCGGCTCGCACCAATGCGGCGCCGTCCTTCAGCTGGGCGGCCGCCGGGCTCAGGGTCTGTGTAGGCCCGGGCTCGGGGCCGGCCGCAGCCGGGAGGAGCCGCAGGCGGCTGTGCCGGGGGCCGCGGGCGGCGGGGAGCTGTGCCCCGGCTCCCCGCCCAGGGCCCCCGCGGCCTCCTCTCCGGCGCGGGCGTCGAGCTCGCGGAGCCGGCCCCGGCAGGAGGCACATGCAGGTGGCGCGAAGGGCCGGGCGGGCGGGGACTCGGGAGGGGGCCCCCGGCCTGTGGAGGGTGCCGGCTGGTCAGCCCGCCTTTCCGTCCTCCTCGGCAGCCGTCCTGCCTGGGGTCCGAGTCTCAGGGCGGTCGGCTTCTCAGCTCGCGGCCTCCCTGTCAGCTTCCGGTCAGCCTCCCTCCCGGTGGGCCGCTCCGGGCTCGTAGTGTCGCTCAGAGGCCTCGGCGCTGGCCGCGGGCAGTGGTCGGCCCTCCTGTCTGTCCGGGGCTGAGAGACAATCCCGACCTGCGCTTCGGTGTTGCCCCGAGAGGGCGCTGAAGTGCAAGTGAAGGTCATTTGAGTTCCGAATCCGAGAGGGGAGGCTCTTGAACGGAGCCGCTGAAGTCCTTCAGAATGATGGGGGCCTTGGCGTGTGTGTCCGTATTCCTTTCAGGACTCACTGAATTTATAAGTTAGCCTGAGGAGAACCGACATCTTTAATGATGTCACTTCCTCTttgaaaagagaggagaggatgtctttccattttcactctacttttgtgtctttcaggaatgtttttaaaatttttccttctatCGGTTTTTCATgtatcttgttaaatttattcttaggtatttgatCTTCTCTGCTGTTGTAAATGGGGTTTCCTCTTCCGTAATGTCCTCCAGATGTTCATTGTTTGTGTATATAAAGCCTCttgattcaaacaaacaaacaaacccaacaaCTTTCAGGAGATTTGACAAAGTTATACACGTGATAGTacaccaccacaatcaggatctagaacatttccatcacctggAAAAGTCCTACCTCTTTTTGAGAGCCCATCCCTCTAcctgtgcttaaaaaaaaaaaagaaagaaagaaaaaacagtttaTTGAGACGTAATTTACAATCCGCTCAGTTTACCCATTTAAAACGggcaattcaatatttttttacagtgttgtgcaaccatcatcaaaATCAATTTAGAACACTTTTATTACCCCCTCAAacaaaccctgtacccattagcaacTAGTCACTCACCGTGCCCCTTCAcggcccccaaccccagccctaaACAAGCACtaaactactttctgtctccatagatttgcctattctggacaatAGGCAAATTTGGAAAATACCAAATTTGCAAATTTCTGGATTTGCCTATTTGCCTATTCTgcctatttcatataaatggaatcacagaataTTGGcgcttttgtgactggcttctttcacttagcctacTGATTTTTGTACGTTAATTTTTGATCCTAGTACTTCactgaaatcatttattatttgagTTAGTTTTGTCATTAATGCTCATGATTTTACAGGTATACTATCATATTTTTTgtaaatagagataattttatttctttttaacccatttttatgcctgcaattgattttttttttttttttttttttttgtctaattgCACTGGCTAATACCATGAATagaatgttgaataatagtggagatAGTGagcattcttgccttgttcctgatcttaggggaaatccCTCTAGTATTTCCCCATTAAATAAGGTATTGGCTTTAAGACTAACGGGGTGTatgtttaaaacattaaaatgtattcttcaattttaattttattcaatgtttttactaagaatgggtgttgaattttgtcagaggCTTTCCTAGATCTATGGagataatattttttccttagattTATTAACATGGTGTATGATACAAATGGATTTCCTAAGATTgaaccaactttgcattcctgaaataaatcccacttggttatgatgtacttttttcttaatatagtgTTAGACTCTCTTTGCTAAtaatttgtttaggatttttgcattggAATTTGAGACAGGgtcgtttttctttctttgtacttcTTCATCTGGTTTAGGTATCAGATTATACTTAGTTCATAAAAGGAATTAGgaacttttccttccttttcagtgCTCTGGAATAATTTATAGAACATTGAGACTATCTGGTGTTTGAAGATTTGGTAGAATTCTTCTGTGAAACCATCTAGGTCTAGTGCTTTTTGTGGGATGATTCCTTAATaactttttctgtatcttctaTGGAAATTGGTCTGTTTACACTTTCCAACTCTAATGGGTCAATTTTGGTAATCTGTATTTTCCTAGgaaattatccatttcatctaggtttccaaatttatttgcatagagGTCTGCAAAATAGtgtcttatgatttttaaaaattccttgtgTTTCAATGGttatttcccccttttcattttttttgatgtATGTGCTTTCTTCCTTGTCCTTGATCAAGTTCACcagtgttttgttaatttttttaaaaacacaggatTTTGATTTGTTAAttaggtattttgtttttttagtctcttCCTCCATAATAAAggtaaataataaagataaaacttcattatttccttatgtatactttcttttggtttacttTGTTCTTGTGTGCTTTTATTTTGAGcaagaaatttaattaatttttttcttcctttttattgataaaaGTGTTTAGTGCAATGAGTTTTCTTCTAACCACTACTTTAAATCCCAGTGTTTCTAATGTATAGTGGTTTTATtgtcaccatttaaaaatatatttttttgtaatttcagTTTGTATTATCACTTTCACTCTAGAGTTGCTTAatagatttaatttttcaaaaatttccaggactttttcttttttttttt
Protein-coding regions in this window:
- the C3H5orf47 gene encoding uncharacterized protein C5orf47 homolog, with product MTAAGREQERDRTRFVYVTRFGSHQCGAVLQLGGRRAQGLCRPGLGAGRSREEPQAAVPGAAGGGELCPGSPPRAPAASSPARASSSRSRPRQEAHAGGAKGRAGGDSGGGPRPVEGLTQKNLAKKFDFPIPLNEASKIVKKKKKVSVWNGVYKVISKMLEENEKYRLRLKLCSENYKTHPY